Proteins encoded together in one Staphylococcus aureus window:
- the prmA gene encoding 50S ribosomal protein L11 methyltransferase, with protein sequence MNWTELSIIINHEAVELATNILENHGSNGVVIEDSDDLINQPEDKYGEIYALKKEDYPDKGVRLKAYFNEMTYDDKLRQQIKDELLNLDELDQHNVQFSEQIIAETDWENEWKNYFHPFRASKKFTIVPSWETYAKEADEELCIELDPGMAFGTGDHPTTSMCLKAIETYVLPQHSVIDVGTGSGILSIASHLIGVKRIKALDIDEMAVSVAKENFRRNHCETLIEAVPGNLLKDETEKFDIVIANILAHIIDEMIEDAYNTLNEGGYFITSGIIKEKYEGIQSHMERVGFKIISEQHDNGWVCLVGQKVSE encoded by the coding sequence ATGAACTGGACAGAGCTTTCAATTATTATTAATCATGAAGCAGTAGAATTGGCTACCAATATACTTGAAAATCATGGATCAAATGGTGTCGTGATAGAAGATTCAGATGATTTAATTAACCAACCAGAAGATAAATACGGTGAAATTTACGCTTTGAAAAAAGAGGATTATCCAGATAAGGGAGTAAGATTGAAAGCCTATTTTAATGAAATGACTTATGATGATAAGTTGCGACAGCAAATTAAAGATGAGTTATTAAATTTAGATGAACTTGATCAACATAACGTTCAATTCAGTGAGCAAATTATTGCAGAGACGGATTGGGAAAATGAATGGAAAAACTATTTCCATCCATTCCGAGCGTCGAAGAAGTTCACAATAGTTCCTAGTTGGGAAACATATGCTAAAGAAGCGGATGAAGAGCTTTGCATTGAGCTCGACCCAGGTATGGCTTTTGGAACAGGTGATCATCCGACTACAAGTATGTGTTTGAAGGCAATAGAAACATATGTATTGCCACAGCATTCAGTAATTGATGTTGGTACTGGCTCAGGTATATTAAGTATTGCAAGTCATCTAATCGGTGTAAAACGTATTAAAGCGTTGGATATTGATGAAATGGCAGTGAGTGTAGCTAAAGAAAACTTCAGAAGAAATCATTGTGAAACGTTAATTGAAGCTGTTCCAGGTAACTTATTGAAAGACGAAACAGAAAAATTTGATATTGTAATAGCAAATATTTTAGCGCATATTATTGATGAAATGATTGAAGATGCTTATAATACTCTAAATGAAGGCGGTTATTTTATTACTTCTGGTATTATAAAAGAGAAGTATGAAGGTATACAGTCACATATGGAGCGTGTAGGTTTTAAAATTATTTCAGAACAACATGACAACGGTTGGGTTTGTCTTGTTGGCCAGAAAGTGAGTGAATAA
- the dnaJ gene encoding molecular chaperone DnaJ: MAKRDYYEVLGISKDASKDEIKKAYRKLSKKYHPDINKEEGADEKFKEISEAYEVLSDDNKRASYDQFGHDGPQGFGGQGFNGSDFGGFSGFGGGGFEDIFSSFFGGGRQRDPNAPQKGDDLQYTMTLTFEEAVFGTTKEISIRKDVTCETCHGDGAKPGTSKKTCSYCNGAGHVAVEQNTILGRVRTEQVCPKCNGSGQEFEEACPTCHGKGTENKTVKLEVKVPEGVDNEQQIRLAGEGSPGVNGGPAGDLYVVFRVKPSETFKRDGDDIYYKLNVSFPQAALGDEIKIPTLNNEVMLTIPAGTQTGKQFRLKEKGIKNVHGYGYGDLYVDIKVVTPTKLTDRQKELMKEFAQLNGEEINEQPSNFKDRAKRFFKGE; this comes from the coding sequence GTGGCCAAAAGAGATTATTATGAAGTTTTAGGCATTAGTAAGGATGCTTCAAAAGATGAAATCAAAAAAGCGTATCGAAAGCTTTCGAAAAAATATCATCCAGATATTAACAAAGAAGAAGGTGCAGATGAAAAGTTTAAAGAAATTTCTGAAGCCTATGAAGTTTTAAGTGATGATAATAAACGCGCAAGCTATGATCAATTTGGACATGATGGTCCACAAGGTTTTGGTGGACAAGGATTCAATGGCTCTGACTTTGGCGGTTTTAGTGGCTTCGGTGGCGGCGGTTTTGAAGATATCTTTAGCTCTTTCTTCGGTGGCGGCAGACAAAGAGATCCAAATGCACCGCAAAAAGGTGATGATCTTCAGTATACAATGACATTAACATTTGAAGAAGCGGTATTTGGTACAACAAAAGAAATTTCAATCCGTAAAGATGTAACATGCGAAACATGTCATGGTGATGGTGCAAAGCCTGGAACAAGTAAAAAGACTTGTAGTTACTGTAATGGCGCTGGTCATGTAGCTGTAGAACAAAACACAATTTTAGGTAGAGTTCGTACTGAACAAGTTTGTCCTAAATGTAATGGAAGTGGTCAAGAATTTGAAGAAGCTTGTCCAACATGTCACGGAAAAGGTACTGAAAATAAAACAGTTAAATTAGAAGTGAAAGTACCTGAAGGTGTCGACAATGAACAACAAATTAGATTAGCTGGTGAAGGCTCTCCAGGCGTGAATGGAGGACCTGCTGGTGATTTATACGTAGTATTTAGAGTTAAACCATCTGAAACATTTAAACGTGATGGTGATGATATTTATTACAAATTAAATGTTAGCTTCCCACAAGCAGCTTTAGGCGATGAAATAAAAATACCAACATTAAATAATGAAGTTATGTTAACAATCCCTGCTGGTACACAAACAGGTAAGCAATTCCGCTTAAAAGAAAAGGGTATAAAAAATGTTCATGGCTATGGATACGGAGATTTATATGTTGATATTAAAGTAGTAACGCCTACTAAATTAACAGATAGACAAAAAGAACTAATGAAAGAATTTGCCCAATTAAATGGTGAAGAAATTAATGAACAACCTTCGAATTTTAAAGATAGAGCAAAAAGATTCTTTAAGGGAGAATAA
- the dnaK gene encoding molecular chaperone DnaK produces the protein MSKIIGIDLGTTNSCVTVLEGDEPKVIQNPEGSRTTPSVVAFKNGETQVGEVAKRQAITNPNTVQSIKRHMGTDYKVDIEGKSYTPQEISAMILQNLKNTAESYLGEKVDKAVITVPAYFNDAERQATKDAGKIAGLEVERIINEPTAAALAYGLDKTDKDEKVLVFDLGGGTFDVSILELGDGVFEVLSTAGDNKLGGDDFDQVIIDYLVAEFKKENGVDLSQDKMALQRLKDAAEKAKKDLSGVSQTQISLPFISAGENGPLHLEVNLTRSKFEELSDSLIRRTMEPTRQAMKDAGLTNSDIDEVILVGGSTRIPAVQEAVKKEIGKEPNKGVNPDEVVAMGAAIQGGVITGDVKDVVLLDVTPLSLGIEILGGRMNTLIERNTTIPTSKSQIYSTAVDNQPSVDVHVLQGERPMAADNKTLGRFQLTDIPPAERGKPQIEVTFDIDKNGIVNVTAKDLGTNKEQRITIQSSSSLSDEEIDRMVKDAEVNAEADKKRREEVDLRNEADSLVFQVEKTLTDLGENIGEEDKKSAEEKKDALKTALEGQDIEDIKSKKEELEKVIQELSAKVYEQAAQQQQQAQGANAGQNNDSTVEDAEFKEVKDDDKK, from the coding sequence ATGAGTAAAATTATTGGTATAGACTTAGGTACAACAAATTCATGTGTAACAGTATTAGAAGGCGATGAGCCAAAAGTAATTCAAAACCCTGAAGGTTCACGTACAACACCATCTGTTGTAGCTTTCAAAAATGGAGAAACTCAAGTTGGTGAAGTAGCAAAACGTCAAGCTATTACAAACCCAAACACTGTTCAATCTATTAAACGTCATATGGGTACTGATTATAAAGTAGATATTGAAGGTAAATCATACACACCACAAGAAATCTCAGCTATGATTTTACAAAACTTAAAAAATACAGCTGAAAGCTATTTAGGTGAGAAAGTTGACAAAGCTGTAATTACAGTACCTGCATACTTTAACGATGCTGAACGTCAAGCAACTAAAGATGCTGGTAAAATTGCTGGTTTAGAAGTTGAGCGTATCATTAATGAACCAACAGCTGCAGCATTAGCATATGGTTTAGACAAAACTGATAAAGATGAAAAAGTTCTTGTTTTTGACTTAGGTGGCGGTACATTTGACGTATCTATCCTAGAATTAGGTGACGGTGTATTCGAAGTACTATCAACAGCCGGTGACAACAAACTTGGCGGTGATGATTTTGACCAAGTAATTATTGACTACCTAGTTGCAGAATTCAAAAAAGAAAATGGCGTAGACTTATCTCAAGATAAAATGGCATTACAACGTTTGAAAGATGCTGCTGAAAAAGCTAAAAAAGACTTATCAGGTGTATCACAAACTCAAATCTCATTACCATTTATCTCAGCTGGTGAAAACGGTCCATTACACTTAGAAGTAAACTTAACTCGTTCTAAATTTGAAGAATTATCAGATTCATTAATTAGAAGAACAATGGAACCTACACGCCAAGCAATGAAAGACGCTGGCTTAACAAACTCAGATATCGATGAAGTTATCTTAGTTGGTGGATCAACTCGTATTCCAGCAGTACAAGAAGCTGTCAAAAAAGAAATCGGTAAAGAGCCTAACAAAGGAGTAAACCCGGACGAAGTAGTGGCAATGGGAGCTGCAATCCAAGGTGGCGTTATCACAGGTGACGTTAAAGACGTAGTATTATTAGACGTAACACCACTATCTTTAGGTATTGAAATTTTAGGTGGACGTATGAATACGTTAATTGAACGTAACACTACGATTCCTACATCTAAATCTCAAATCTATTCAACAGCAGTAGATAATCAACCATCAGTAGATGTACACGTATTACAAGGTGAACGTCCAATGGCTGCGGATAATAAAACACTTGGTAGATTCCAATTGACTGATATTCCACCAGCTGAACGTGGTAAACCTCAAATTGAAGTAACGTTTGATATCGATAAAAACGGTATTGTAAATGTAACTGCAAAAGACTTAGGTACAAATAAAGAACAAAGAATTACAATTCAATCAAGTTCTTCATTATCAGACGAAGAAATCGACCGTATGGTAAAAGATGCTGAAGTTAACGCTGAAGCAGATAAAAAACGTCGTGAAGAAGTAGACTTAAGAAACGAAGCTGACAGTCTAGTATTCCAAGTTGAAAAAACTTTAACTGATTTAGGCGAAAATATCGGTGAAGAAGATAAAAAATCTGCTGAAGAGAAAAAAGACGCTCTTAAAACTGCTTTAGAAGGTCAAGATATAGAAGATATTAAATCTAAAAAAGAAGAACTTGAAAAAGTGATTCAAGAATTATCAGCAAAAGTATATGAGCAAGCGGCTCAACAGCAACAACAAGCACAAGGTGCTAATGCTGGTCAAAACAATGATAGTACTGTAGAAGATGCTGAATTTAAAGAAGTAAAAGACGACGACAAAAAATAA
- the grpE gene encoding nucleotide exchange factor GrpE, protein MTNKDESVEKNTESTVEETNVKQNIDDSVEQAEESKGHLQDEAIEETSDENVIEEIDPKDQKINELQQLADENEEKYLRLYAEFENYKRRIQKENEINKTYQAQRVLTDILPAIDNIERALQIEGDDETFKSLQKGVQMVHESLINALKDNGLEVIKTEGEAFDPNIHQAVVQDDNPDFESGEITQELQKGYKLKDRVLRPSMVKVNQ, encoded by the coding sequence ATGACAAATAAAGACGAATCAGTTGAAAAAAACACTGAATCAACAGTTGAAGAAACAAACGTCAAACAAAATATTGATGATTCAGTTGAACAAGCTGAAGAAAGTAAAGGTCATTTACAAGATGAAGCAATAGAAGAAACGTCTGACGAGAATGTTATTGAAGAAATAGATCCAAAAGATCAAAAAATTAATGAACTTCAACAATTAGCAGATGAAAACGAAGAGAAATATTTAAGGCTCTACGCTGAGTTTGAAAATTATAAGCGTAGAATTCAAAAAGAAAATGAAATAAACAAAACATATCAAGCACAACGTGTGTTAACAGATATTTTACCAGCAATAGACAATATAGAACGTGCACTTCAAATTGAAGGTGATGATGAGACTTTTAAATCTCTTCAAAAAGGTGTACAAATGGTGCATGAAAGTTTGATTAACGCACTAAAAGATAATGGTCTTGAAGTTATTAAAACTGAAGGTGAAGCATTTGATCCAAATATTCACCAAGCTGTAGTTCAAGATGATAACCCTGATTTTGAATCTGGCGAAATCACTCAAGAACTACAAAAAGGATACAAGCTTAAAGATAGAGTATTAAGACCATCAATGGTCAAAGTAAACCAATAA
- the hrcA gene encoding heat-inducible transcriptional repressor HrcA, with protein sequence MITDRQLSILNAIVEDYVDFGQPVGSKTLIERHNLNVSPATIRNEMKQLEDLNYIEKTHSSSGRSPSQLGFRYYVNRLLEQTSHQKTNKLRRLNQLLVENQYDVSSALTYFADELSNISQYTTLVVHPNHKQDIINNVHLIRANPNLVIMVIVFSSGHVEHVHLASDIPFNNDKLNTISNFVTNKLTEFNQNLQDDIVSFVQSEQEEIFINKLLNTMNNHISNQSNSIYMGGKVKLIDALNESNVSSIQPILQYIESNRIAELLQDISSPNINVKIGNEIDDSLSDISIVTSQYHFDETLKGQIAVIGPTAMHYQNVIQLLNRIW encoded by the coding sequence ATGATTACAGATAGGCAATTGAGTATATTAAACGCAATTGTTGAGGATTATGTTGATTTTGGACAACCCGTTGGTTCTAAAACACTAATTGAGCGACATAACTTGAATGTTAGTCCTGCTACAATTAGAAATGAGATGAAACAGCTTGAAGATTTAAACTATATCGAGAAGACACATAGTTCTTCAGGGCGTTCGCCATCACAATTAGGTTTTAGGTATTATGTCAATCGTTTACTTGAACAAACATCTCATCAAAAAACAAATAAATTAAGACGATTAAATCAATTGTTAGTTGAGAATCAATATGATGTATCATCAGCATTGACATATTTTGCAGATGAATTATCAAATATATCTCAATATACAACTTTAGTTGTTCATCCTAATCATAAACAAGATATTATCAATAATGTACACTTGATTCGTGCTAATCCTAATTTAGTTATAATGGTTATCGTATTTTCATCAGGTCATGTTGAGCATGTACATCTTGCTTCAGACATACCGTTTAATAATGACAAACTAAATACAATATCAAATTTTGTTACAAACAAACTAACTGAGTTTAATCAGAATTTACAAGATGATATTGTCTCTTTTGTTCAATCAGAGCAGGAAGAAATTTTTATCAATAAATTGTTAAATACGATGAATAATCATATTTCTAATCAAAGTAATAGCATTTATATGGGTGGAAAGGTTAAACTTATTGATGCATTGAATGAAAGTAATGTATCTTCAATTCAGCCCATTCTACAATATATAGAATCAAATAGAATTGCAGAATTATTACAAGATATATCTTCACCAAATATTAATGTAAAAATTGGTAATGAAATTGATGACAGCTTAAGTGATATTTCAATTGTAACAAGTCAATATCATTTTGATGAAACGTTAAAAGGTCAAATCGCTGTGATTGGACCTACAGCTATGCATTATCAAAATGTCATTCAATTATTAAATAGAATTTGGTAA
- the hemW gene encoding radical SAM family heme chaperone HemW — translation MTVQSAYIHIPFCVRICTYCDFNKYFIQNQPVDEYLDALITEMSTAKYRILKTMYVGGGTPTALSINQLERLLKAIRDTFTITGEYTFEANPDELTKEKVQLLEKYGVKRISMGVQTFKPELLSVLGRTHNTEDIYTSVLNAKNAGIKSISLDLMYHLPKQTIEDFEQSLDLALDMDIQHISSYGLILEPKTQFYNMYRKGLLKLPNEDLGADMYQLLMSKIEQSPFHQYEISNFALDGHESEHNKVYWFNEEYYGFGAGASGYVDGVRYTNINPVNHYIKAINKESKAILVSNKPSLTERMEEEMFLGLRLNEGVSSSRFKKKFDQSIESVFGQTINNLKEKELIVEKNDVIALTNRGKVIGNEVFEAFLIND, via the coding sequence TGTAGATGAGTACTTAGATGCACTAATCACAGAAATGTCTACAGCAAAATATAGGATCTTAAAGACCATGTATGTAGGTGGCGGCACACCAACGGCCCTTTCTATTAATCAGTTGGAAAGATTACTTAAAGCAATACGTGATACGTTTACAATCACAGGCGAGTATACATTTGAAGCAAATCCTGATGAGTTAACTAAAGAGAAAGTCCAACTATTAGAGAAATATGGAGTAAAAAGGATTTCAATGGGCGTTCAAACATTCAAGCCGGAGTTATTGTCTGTTTTAGGTAGAACGCACAATACTGAAGATATTTACACTTCGGTGTTAAATGCTAAAAACGCAGGTATTAAATCAATCAGTTTAGATTTAATGTATCATTTACCGAAACAGACGATTGAAGATTTTGAACAAAGTTTAGATCTAGCTTTAGATATGGATATTCAACATATTTCGAGTTACGGCTTAATACTTGAACCTAAAACCCAATTTTATAATATGTATAGAAAAGGCTTGCTCAAACTTCCTAATGAGGATTTAGGTGCTGACATGTATCAGTTGCTGATGTCTAAGATAGAACAATCTCCTTTCCATCAATACGAAATATCTAATTTTGCATTAGATGGCCATGAATCAGAACATAATAAGGTTTACTGGTTTAATGAGGAATATTATGGATTTGGAGCAGGTGCAAGTGGTTATGTAGATGGTGTGCGTTATACGAATATCAATCCAGTGAATCATTATATCAAAGCTATAAATAAAGAAAGTAAAGCAATTTTAGTATCAAATAAACCTTCTTTGACTGAGAGAATGGAAGAAGAAATGTTTCTTGGGTTGCGTTTAAATGAAGGTGTGAGTAGTAGTAGGTTCAAAAAGAAGTTTGACCAATCTATTGAAAGTGTCTTTGGTCAAACAATAAATAATTTAAAAGAGAAGGAATTAATTGTAGAAAAGAACGATGTGATTGCACTTACAAATAGAGGGAAAGTCATAGGTAATGAGGTTTTTGAAGCTTTCCTAATAAATGATTAA